In Symphalangus syndactylus isolate Jambi chromosome 14, NHGRI_mSymSyn1-v2.1_pri, whole genome shotgun sequence, one DNA window encodes the following:
- the CYGB gene encoding cytoglobin isoform X1: MEKAPGEMEIERRERSEELSAAEREAVQALWARLYANCEDVGAAILVRFFVNFPSAKQYFSQFKHMEDPLEMERSPQLRKHACRVMGALNTVVENLHDPDKVSSVLALVGKAHALKHKVEPVYFKILSGVILEVVAEEFANDFPPETQRAWAKLRGLIYSHVTAAYKEVGWVQQVPNATTPPATLPSSGP, from the exons ATGGAGAAAGCGCCGGGCGAGATGGAGATCGAGCGCAGGGAGCGGAGCGAGGAGCTGTCCGCGGCGGAGAGGGAGGCGGTGCAGGCTCTGTGGGCCCGGCTCTATGCCAACTGCGAGGACGTGGGGGCGGCCATCCTGGTGAG GTTCTTTGTGAACTTCCCCTCGGCCAAGCAGTACTTCAGCCAGTTCAAGCACATGGAGGATCCCCTGGAGATGGAGCGGAGCCCCCAGCTGCGGAAGCACGCCTGCCGAGTCATGGGGGCCCTCAACACTGTCGTGGAGAACCTGCACGACCCCGACAAGGTGTCCTCCGTGCTCGCCCTTGTGGGGAAAGCCCACGCCCTCAAGCATAAGGTGGAGCCCGTGTACTTCAAG ATCCTCTCCGGGGTCATTCTGGAGGTGGTCGCCGAGGAATTTGCCAATGACTTCCCACCTGAGACGCAGAGAGCCTGGGCCAAGCTGCGTGGCCTCATCTACAGCCATGTGACCGCTGCCTACAAGGAagtgggctgggtgcagcagGTCCCCAACGCCACCAC CCCACCGGCCACACTGCCCTCTTCGGGGCCGTAg
- the PRCD gene encoding photoreceptor disk component PRCD: MCTTLFLLSTLAMLWRRRFANRVQPEPSDVDGAARGSSVDADPQSSGREKEPLK, from the exons ATGTGCACCACCCTTTTCCTGCTCAGCACCCTGGCCATGCTCTGGCGCCGCCGATTTGCCAACCGAGTCCAACC AGAGCCCAGCGACGTGGATGGGGCAGCTAGGGGCAGCAGCGTGGACGCGGACCCTCAGTCCTCAGGCAG GGAGAAAGAACCTCTGAAGTAA
- the CYGB gene encoding cytoglobin isoform X2, which produces MEKAPGEMEIERRERSEELSAAEREAVQALWARLYANCEDVGAAILVRFFVNFPSAKQYFSQFKHMEDPLEMERSPQLRKHACRVMGALNTVVENLHDPDKVSSVLALVGKAHALKHKVEPVYFKILSGVILEVVAEEFANDFPPETQRAWAKLRGLIYSHVTAAYKEVGWVQQVPNATT; this is translated from the exons ATGGAGAAAGCGCCGGGCGAGATGGAGATCGAGCGCAGGGAGCGGAGCGAGGAGCTGTCCGCGGCGGAGAGGGAGGCGGTGCAGGCTCTGTGGGCCCGGCTCTATGCCAACTGCGAGGACGTGGGGGCGGCCATCCTGGTGAG GTTCTTTGTGAACTTCCCCTCGGCCAAGCAGTACTTCAGCCAGTTCAAGCACATGGAGGATCCCCTGGAGATGGAGCGGAGCCCCCAGCTGCGGAAGCACGCCTGCCGAGTCATGGGGGCCCTCAACACTGTCGTGGAGAACCTGCACGACCCCGACAAGGTGTCCTCCGTGCTCGCCCTTGTGGGGAAAGCCCACGCCCTCAAGCATAAGGTGGAGCCCGTGTACTTCAAG ATCCTCTCCGGGGTCATTCTGGAGGTGGTCGCCGAGGAATTTGCCAATGACTTCCCACCTGAGACGCAGAGAGCCTGGGCCAAGCTGCGTGGCCTCATCTACAGCCATGTGACCGCTGCCTACAAGGAagtgggctgggtgcagcagGTCCCCAACGCCACCACGTGA